A DNA window from Selenomonas sp. oral taxon 126 contains the following coding sequences:
- a CDS encoding RelA/SpoT family protein, whose translation MSDDAQRAVTLDMILDKVHSYQADADLDKIRKAYAYAEKAHRGQVRISGDAYIIHPLNVAYILTGLHLDDETICAALLHDVVEDTCATLEEMEAEFGKNIMALIDGVTKLGRIEYMSKEDVQLENYRKMFLAMAKDIRVIMIKLADRLHNMRTLKYMREDKRHRIAKETLEVYAPLANRLGISNIKVELEDLCLRYLEPEAYYSLVEEVKHKRKERQEFIRESIEQIREKLEAAGIKAEIKGRAKHFYSIYRKMKRDNKSVNEIYDLSAVRVLVSSVKDCYGVLGVIHAMWKPIPGRFKDYIAMPKSNGYQSLHTTVMTHGYPLEIQIRTKAMHQVSEFGVAAHWKYKEAGRSIGATDENDQKMSWLRQMVSLQKEYDDPKEFFEALKLDVFSDEVFVFTPRGDVIDLPKGSNPIDFAYHIHTEIGHHCVGAKVNGKIVPLEYKLKNGDIVSIVTNKASNGPSPDWLNTVASSATRSKIRAWFKKENREENVERGMNLIRDEAKRLGYAPKELIAGGRLGKVAEKLNVQSEDDLLAALGYGGVTLRGVMTKLIELHQQSIKDSTPPEVSQMLSELKAPRRGKRKKASHGVLVEGEGGYLVRLARCCNPIPGDPITGYITRGRGVSVHRSDCPNVLNDTEFTRVIEVSWDIGLDKEYTVGIEIICNDRNGMLSEILAVPAEMKVNIHTVNATPNRRNKTSTVLLGLNVSNIDQITQVMTRVRLLKDVYRVTRTLGSAGIPGGDA comes from the coding sequence ATGTCAGATGATGCACAGAGGGCTGTCACCCTCGATATGATCTTGGACAAGGTGCACTCCTATCAGGCGGACGCCGATCTCGATAAGATCCGAAAGGCGTATGCCTATGCGGAGAAGGCGCACCGTGGGCAGGTGCGCATCTCGGGCGACGCCTACATTATCCATCCGCTCAATGTCGCCTACATTCTCACGGGACTTCACCTCGATGACGAGACGATCTGCGCCGCACTCCTGCACGATGTGGTGGAGGACACCTGTGCGACGCTCGAGGAGATGGAAGCGGAGTTCGGCAAGAACATCATGGCGCTCATCGACGGCGTGACGAAGCTAGGGCGCATCGAGTATATGTCAAAGGAGGACGTCCAGCTCGAGAACTACCGCAAGATGTTCCTCGCGATGGCAAAGGACATCCGCGTCATCATGATAAAGCTCGCCGACCGCCTGCACAATATGCGCACGCTCAAATACATGCGCGAGGACAAACGTCACCGCATTGCCAAGGAGACGCTTGAGGTCTATGCACCGCTCGCGAATCGTCTCGGCATTTCCAATATCAAGGTGGAGCTCGAGGATCTCTGCCTGCGCTACCTCGAACCGGAGGCGTACTACAGCCTCGTTGAGGAGGTCAAGCACAAGCGGAAGGAGCGGCAGGAATTCATCCGCGAATCCATCGAGCAGATTCGCGAGAAGCTCGAGGCGGCGGGAATCAAAGCGGAGATCAAGGGGCGCGCGAAGCATTTTTACAGCATCTACCGCAAGATGAAGCGCGACAACAAGAGCGTCAACGAGATCTATGACCTCTCGGCGGTGCGCGTCCTCGTCTCCTCTGTCAAGGACTGTTACGGCGTGCTCGGCGTCATCCATGCGATGTGGAAGCCCATCCCGGGCAGGTTCAAGGACTACATCGCGATGCCGAAGTCGAACGGCTACCAGTCGCTGCATACGACCGTCATGACGCACGGCTATCCGCTCGAGATTCAGATTCGCACGAAGGCGATGCACCAAGTCTCCGAGTTCGGCGTCGCCGCGCATTGGAAATACAAGGAGGCGGGGCGGAGCATCGGCGCGACCGACGAGAACGATCAGAAAATGTCGTGGCTGCGCCAGATGGTGAGCCTGCAAAAGGAATACGACGACCCGAAGGAATTCTTCGAGGCGCTGAAACTCGACGTGTTCTCCGACGAGGTCTTTGTCTTTACGCCGCGCGGCGATGTCATCGACCTGCCAAAGGGATCGAACCCGATCGACTTCGCCTATCACATCCACACGGAGATCGGGCATCACTGCGTCGGTGCGAAGGTCAACGGGAAGATCGTGCCGCTCGAGTACAAACTCAAAAACGGCGACATCGTGTCGATTGTCACGAACAAGGCAAGCAACGGGCCGAGCCCGGACTGGCTGAACACAGTTGCCTCCTCGGCGACGCGCAGCAAGATCCGCGCGTGGTTCAAGAAGGAGAACCGCGAGGAGAATGTCGAGCGCGGCATGAACCTCATCCGCGACGAGGCGAAGCGTCTCGGCTACGCGCCGAAGGAGCTGATCGCGGGCGGACGGCTCGGCAAGGTCGCGGAGAAGCTCAACGTGCAGAGCGAGGACGATCTCCTCGCCGCGCTCGGCTACGGCGGCGTAACCCTGCGCGGTGTCATGACGAAGCTCATCGAGCTGCACCAGCAGTCCATCAAGGACAGCACGCCGCCCGAAGTCTCGCAGATGCTCTCCGAGCTCAAGGCTCCGCGCAGGGGCAAGCGCAAGAAGGCGAGCCACGGCGTCCTCGTCGAGGGCGAGGGCGGCTATCTCGTGCGCCTCGCACGTTGCTGCAACCCGATCCCGGGCGATCCCATCACGGGCTACATCACGCGCGGGCGCGGCGTCTCCGTGCATCGCTCCGACTGTCCGAACGTGCTCAACGATACCGAGTTCACACGTGTGATCGAGGTGAGCTGGGACATCGGACTCGACAAGGAATACACCGTCGGCATCGAGATCATCTGCAACGACCGCAACGGCATGCTCTCGGAGATCCTCGCCGTGCCCGCCGAGATGAAGGTCAACATCCACACGGTCAACGCGACACCGAACCGCCGCAACAAGACCTCGACCGTCCTGCTTGGGCTGAACGTCAGCAACATCGACCAGATCACGCAGGTCATGACGCGCGTCCGCCTGCTCAAGGACGTCTACCGCGTCACGCGCACGCTAGGCAGCGCGGGGATCCCGGGCGGAGATGCATAA
- a CDS encoding IreB family regulatory phosphoprotein, whose protein sequence is MDNQKTMMFSFGEDKPKADVVIREAAAAMREKGYNPINQLVGYLLSGDPAYVTSHKEARSKIRSLERDDLLDELVRFYLEHEK, encoded by the coding sequence ATGGATAATCAGAAAACAATGATGTTCTCCTTCGGCGAGGATAAGCCGAAGGCGGATGTCGTCATACGCGAGGCAGCTGCCGCAATGCGGGAGAAGGGCTACAACCCCATCAATCAGCTGGTCGGCTACCTGCTCTCGGGAGACCCTGCCTATGTGACGAGCCACAAGGAGGCGCGGAGCAAAATTCGCAGCCTTGAACGCGACGATCTGCTCGACGAACTCGTGCGCTTCTATCTGGAGCACGAGAAGTGA
- a CDS encoding HAD family hydrolase has protein sequence MKKGAIFDMDGLLFDTETLYQRAWTIIADEFGVERKPELGTACCGTCGELTVRLVHECHPTVDPEAYIRRVIEYVRDEAAKNLPVMEGAREILRYFHEHGVRIATASSTAVKLIEENLAKSGLRDYFDAVVGGDLVANGKPAPDIFLLAAERIGIPPADCYVFEDGYNGLRGAATAGCAPVMIPDTLPPTDEMHAICTGIYPSLRAALDAIRQGAL, from the coding sequence ATGAAAAAGGGCGCGATCTTTGATATGGACGGGCTGCTCTTCGATACGGAGACACTGTATCAGAGAGCATGGACGATCATTGCCGACGAGTTCGGTGTCGAACGCAAACCGGAGTTGGGTACGGCGTGTTGCGGAACCTGCGGCGAGCTGACCGTGCGTCTGGTGCATGAGTGCCATCCAACAGTGGATCCGGAGGCATATATCCGCCGCGTCATCGAATACGTGCGCGATGAGGCGGCGAAGAATCTGCCCGTTATGGAGGGAGCACGCGAAATCCTTCGATACTTTCACGAGCATGGTGTACGGATTGCAACGGCGAGCAGCACGGCAGTCAAGCTGATCGAAGAGAATCTTGCAAAGAGCGGGCTGCGTGATTATTTCGATGCGGTGGTTGGCGGCGATCTTGTGGCGAACGGCAAGCCTGCACCGGACATCTTTCTCCTTGCGGCGGAGCGCATCGGCATTCCTCCTGCGGACTGCTATGTCTTCGAGGATGGCTACAACGGACTGCGCGGGGCTGCTACGGCGGGCTGCGCACCCGTGATGATCCCCGACACACTGCCGCCGACGGATGAGATGCACGCGATATGCACGGGGATTTATCCGAGTCTGCGTGCTGCACTGGATGCCATCCGACAGGGGGCACTCTAG
- the secD gene encoding protein translocase subunit SecD, with protein sequence MITVVVIIGAFFALVQPLASSIRQGLDLQGGTHVVLEAVDTEQAQVNDDAMNRVVTIMEKRVNALGLTEPIIQREGERRVIIELPGIKDPDAAIQTIGKTAMLEFRDEEGNTVLTGTDLKDAQASTNPQSGQNVVNLEFSDEGAQKFADLTMKNVGRTIAILLDGEVLTAPNVREPILGGRAEITGQKTLEEAQNLAVVLRSGALPVKVEIIETRTVGPTLGQDSKDKSQFAFVIGLGAVVIFMIFFYHLSGFIADVALMAYTIMLLGILYLMDATLTLPGVAGIILSIGMAVDANVLIFEHFKEEYQVNQKSLRLAMDAGFSRAFTTIFDSNVTTLIAAGVLFFLGTGTIRGFAITLGVGTILSMFTAITLTQYMLKLMINSNLSKNPALYGANGFMLGVKKKGDEKNA encoded by the coding sequence GTGATTACGGTTGTCGTCATCATCGGCGCGTTTTTTGCCCTCGTTCAGCCGCTTGCGAGTTCCATTCGGCAGGGGCTTGACCTGCAAGGGGGCACGCATGTCGTTCTGGAGGCGGTCGACACGGAGCAAGCGCAGGTCAATGACGATGCGATGAACCGCGTGGTCACCATCATGGAGAAGCGCGTCAACGCGCTCGGACTGACCGAGCCGATCATCCAGCGCGAGGGTGAGCGGCGTGTCATTATCGAGCTGCCGGGCATCAAGGATCCCGATGCGGCGATCCAGACCATCGGCAAGACGGCGATGCTCGAGTTTCGCGACGAAGAGGGGAATACGGTGCTGACGGGTACGGATCTGAAGGATGCACAGGCATCCACGAATCCGCAGTCGGGGCAGAACGTCGTCAACCTCGAATTCTCGGACGAGGGGGCGCAGAAATTTGCCGACCTCACGATGAAGAACGTCGGGCGCACGATTGCGATTCTCCTCGACGGCGAGGTACTGACCGCGCCGAACGTGCGGGAGCCGATCCTCGGCGGGCGTGCGGAGATCACGGGGCAGAAGACGCTCGAGGAGGCGCAGAACCTCGCGGTTGTCCTGCGCAGCGGTGCGCTGCCCGTGAAGGTCGAGATCATCGAGACGCGTACGGTTGGCCCGACGCTCGGACAGGACTCGAAGGACAAGTCCCAGTTTGCCTTTGTCATCGGACTCGGCGCCGTTGTCATCTTTATGATCTTCTTTTACCACCTCTCGGGCTTCATAGCGGACGTGGCGCTGATGGCGTATACCATCATGCTGCTTGGTATCCTCTATCTGATGGACGCAACGCTGACCCTGCCGGGCGTGGCGGGCATCATCCTCTCCATCGGCATGGCGGTTGACGCGAACGTCCTCATCTTCGAGCATTTCAAGGAGGAGTATCAGGTCAACCAGAAATCCCTGCGCCTTGCGATGGATGCGGGATTCTCGCGCGCGTTCACAACGATCTTTGACTCGAATGTCACGACGCTGATTGCGGCGGGTGTGCTCTTCTTCCTCGGAACGGGAACGATTCGCGGCTTTGCAATTACCCTTGGGGTCGGCACGATCCTCTCGATGTTTACGGCAATTACGCTGACGCAGTACATGCTGAAGCTCATGATTAACTCGAATCTGTCGAAAAATCCTGCGCTCTACGGTGCGAACGGCTTCATGCTCGGCGTAAAGAAGAAGGGGGATGAGAAGAATGCCTAA
- the yajC gene encoding preprotein translocase subunit YajC has product MDAELMAQLSSWGPIIILVLFFYFLLYRPQKQAQKKRDAMLAALKVGDEIITLGGMHGRITAIDEKTVTLRAADNVNIVFERSAISAVNTEQE; this is encoded by the coding sequence ATGGATGCAGAGTTGATGGCACAGCTGAGTTCGTGGGGACCCATTATCATATTGGTGCTCTTCTTCTATTTCCTCCTCTACCGCCCGCAGAAGCAGGCGCAGAAGAAACGTGATGCGATGCTTGCCGCGCTGAAAGTTGGCGATGAGATTATCACGCTCGGCGGGATGCACGGCAGGATCACGGCGATTGACGAGAAGACGGTGACGCTGCGCGCGGCGGACAACGTCAACATCGTCTTCGAGCGCTCGGCGATCAGCGCCGTGAATACGGAGCAGGAGTAA
- the recJ gene encoding single-stranded-DNA-specific exonuclease RecJ, whose protein sequence is MLKEWIVRAETAGGTALARELGTAPIIGQILWNRGLQTAEAARAFLHPEDEPYCDPFLMMDMERAAHRILEAIHVGEQIVVYGDYDVDGMTSTTLLMKNIRALGGMVSYYIPNRFTEGYGLNGAALRQIAAEGCGLLVTVDCGISSADVVAQMDGAMDIIITDHHLPGAVLPPAYAVINPHRADCPYPFKELAGVGVAFKLVQALWQLEEERLYADDLDIVALGTVADLVPLVGENRKLVQAGLLRMTERSSPGIAALVRVSGCEGKAINTGIVGFQLAPRLNAAGRIETARRGVELLTAEDAHAADRIAAELNALNTERRDLEQDILTEAESMLGGFTPDVPAIVVAGEDWNAGVIGIVASRLVEKYYRPSIVLTRQGDVYKGSCRSIAGLHMYDALAACRDTLIQFGGHAMAAGLTLECNRLEDFRCAFANYVNTHLNYEDFTPKISIEALVAPADWTIPMVEEIALLEPYGMGNPRPIFGVRDVRPRTATAIGADGKHLRMEVGTREKRVAALYWNYGELAELVTEEASDLAYTPSINEWQGMRSVQCMADSIMPAAHERIFPDRGILKAVYAFLRELGGADGHIPYSTVALTRRFSRKMGHISRYTMDCALCIFRELGLLVPREQGGWHFIPPEGRLELMDAPTFRRHEERKGDM, encoded by the coding sequence ATGCTCAAGGAATGGATTGTGCGTGCAGAGACGGCGGGGGGCACCGCACTCGCGCGGGAGCTTGGGACGGCGCCCATCATCGGGCAGATTCTCTGGAATCGCGGTTTGCAGACGGCGGAGGCGGCGCGGGCATTTCTCCATCCGGAGGATGAGCCGTACTGCGATCCGTTTCTCATGATGGATATGGAGCGCGCCGCGCATCGTATCTTAGAGGCGATCCATGTGGGCGAGCAGATCGTCGTCTACGGCGACTACGATGTGGACGGGATGACCTCGACCACCCTCCTCATGAAGAATATCCGCGCGCTCGGCGGCATGGTTTCCTACTATATTCCGAATCGTTTTACGGAGGGGTATGGGCTCAACGGAGCAGCGCTCCGTCAGATTGCGGCGGAGGGCTGCGGTCTGCTCGTCACGGTGGACTGCGGCATCTCATCGGCGGATGTTGTGGCGCAGATGGACGGGGCGATGGACATCATCATCACCGATCACCATCTGCCGGGGGCGGTCCTGCCGCCCGCGTATGCCGTCATCAATCCGCACCGCGCAGACTGTCCCTACCCGTTCAAGGAACTGGCGGGCGTCGGCGTCGCCTTCAAACTCGTGCAGGCACTTTGGCAGCTCGAGGAAGAGCGGCTCTATGCCGACGATCTCGATATTGTCGCGCTCGGCACGGTTGCCGATCTCGTGCCGCTCGTCGGAGAGAATCGCAAGCTCGTTCAGGCGGGGCTCCTGCGCATGACGGAGCGTTCCTCTCCGGGCATCGCGGCGCTTGTGCGTGTCTCGGGCTGTGAGGGCAAGGCAATCAATACGGGCATTGTCGGCTTCCAGCTTGCGCCGCGTCTGAATGCGGCGGGGCGCATCGAGACGGCGCGGCGCGGCGTGGAGCTCCTCACCGCCGAGGATGCGCATGCGGCAGATCGCATTGCGGCGGAGCTGAACGCGCTGAACACGGAGCGCCGCGATCTCGAGCAGGATATCCTGACGGAAGCGGAGTCGATGCTCGGGGGCTTTACACCCGATGTACCTGCGATTGTAGTCGCCGGTGAGGACTGGAATGCGGGCGTGATCGGCATCGTCGCCTCACGTCTGGTCGAGAAATACTACCGCCCGAGCATTGTGCTGACGCGGCAGGGCGATGTATACAAGGGCTCTTGCCGCAGCATCGCAGGACTCCATATGTATGACGCACTCGCCGCGTGCAGGGACACGCTCATCCAATTCGGTGGTCATGCGATGGCGGCGGGGCTGACACTTGAATGCAATCGCTTGGAGGACTTTCGCTGTGCGTTCGCGAATTATGTAAATACGCATTTAAACTACGAAGACTTCACGCCGAAAATCTCCATCGAGGCGCTGGTCGCACCTGCAGATTGGACGATTCCGATGGTGGAGGAGATCGCCCTGCTCGAGCCGTACGGCATGGGCAACCCGCGCCCGATCTTCGGCGTGCGGGACGTGCGTCCGCGCACGGCAACGGCAATCGGGGCGGACGGGAAGCATCTGCGCATGGAGGTCGGCACGCGGGAGAAGCGCGTTGCGGCGCTCTACTGGAACTATGGGGAGCTCGCGGAGCTCGTGACCGAGGAGGCGAGCGACCTCGCCTATACGCCGAGCATCAACGAGTGGCAGGGCATGCGGTCGGTGCAGTGCATGGCGGATTCCATCATGCCCGCCGCGCATGAGCGCATCTTTCCGGATCGCGGGATTCTGAAGGCCGTCTATGCATTTCTCAGAGAACTCGGCGGAGCGGATGGGCACATTCCGTACAGCACAGTCGCGCTCACGCGGCGATTTTCGCGCAAGATGGGGCATATCTCGCGCTATACGATGGATTGCGCGCTTTGCATTTTTCGTGAACTCGGGCTGCTTGTGCCTCGGGAACAGGGCGGATGGCATTTCATCCCGCCGGAGGGCAGGCTCGAGCTCATGGATGCGCCGACATTCCGTCGGCATGAGGAAAGAAAGGGTGACATGTAG
- a CDS encoding DUF1292 domain-containing protein, with the protein MAEHEELHDEDVIVVMTNEDGDERYYREEMIIPIGEDRFAVLIALTASSEEELAHAEEGDEATIAKIVTDDDGEDIYTDPTDEEFDEVRRAYEEMLEEEEE; encoded by the coding sequence ATGGCAGAACATGAAGAGCTTCACGATGAGGATGTCATCGTTGTCATGACGAATGAGGACGGCGATGAGCGTTACTATCGTGAGGAGATGATTATTCCGATCGGAGAGGATCGCTTTGCCGTGCTGATTGCGCTTACTGCCTCCTCGGAGGAGGAACTTGCGCACGCCGAGGAGGGCGACGAGGCGACAATCGCCAAGATTGTCACGGACGACGATGGTGAGGACATCTACACCGACCCGACGGATGAGGAGTTCGACGAGGTGCGCCGTGCCTATGAAGAGATGTTGGAAGAAGAGGAAGAATAG
- the ruvX gene encoding Holliday junction resolvase RuvX — protein sequence MSLDIGDATIGVAVSDLLGLTAQGVETIRRTELSADLDRLGVLAEEYEVAAFVAGLPKHMNGDEGERCEIVRAFMANVAERFPTLEIHYWDERLSTVAASRALIEGDVSRKKRRKVIDKMAAVYILQGFLDRQQHLK from the coding sequence ATGTCGCTCGATATCGGCGACGCGACCATCGGGGTTGCGGTCAGCGATCTGCTTGGACTCACGGCGCAGGGCGTCGAGACCATCCGCCGCACGGAGCTTTCTGCCGATCTGGATCGTCTCGGCGTGCTCGCGGAGGAGTATGAGGTTGCCGCATTCGTCGCGGGACTGCCGAAGCATATGAACGGGGACGAAGGCGAACGCTGCGAGATTGTGCGCGCCTTTATGGCGAATGTGGCGGAGCGTTTTCCAACGCTCGAAATCCACTACTGGGACGAACGGCTCTCGACAGTTGCTGCCTCGCGTGCGCTCATCGAGGGCGATGTCTCGCGCAAGAAGCGGCGCAAGGTCATCGACAAGATGGCGGCGGTCTACATATTGCAGGGCTTTTTGGATCGGCAGCAGCATTTGAAATGA
- a CDS encoding Rpn family recombination-promoting nuclease/putative transposase — protein sequence MFKFVFGHKEDKEITLSFINAVLGLEGERAFVDLHFADREIDPEEESGKGSTLDLLCMTNDETQINIEVQVQNRQNMGQRSLYYWAKLYQSTLGRGENYENLRRTVAINLLGYEYLPLAGFHHMYGLYDKTCMHRLTEDIEIHFLELPKVTRQDIRRMRTLDKWMAFIRNDLSDEEMEAIAMSDAAINTAWDRIEAFMRDAGQRRKYERREKYEHDYVSDMEGSWKRGRMEGVKQGRSEGRREGRAEGRAEGRQLGIAHIAMNLLRAGTPIATVAQMAELPEEIIRKMAEEHGIQIS from the coding sequence TTGTTTAAATTCGTCTTTGGGCATAAAGAGGATAAGGAAATCACGCTCTCGTTTATTAACGCTGTTCTCGGACTGGAGGGCGAGCGTGCATTTGTCGATCTGCACTTTGCGGATCGCGAGATCGATCCCGAGGAGGAAAGCGGCAAGGGTTCGACGCTGGATCTGCTGTGCATGACGAACGATGAAACACAGATCAACATCGAGGTGCAGGTACAGAATCGGCAGAACATGGGACAGAGGAGTCTCTACTATTGGGCAAAGCTCTACCAGAGTACGCTCGGGCGCGGTGAGAACTACGAGAATCTACGGCGAACAGTGGCGATCAATCTGCTCGGGTACGAATATCTGCCGCTCGCGGGATTTCACCATATGTACGGGCTTTATGACAAGACATGTATGCACCGCTTGACCGAGGATATCGAGATACATTTTTTGGAATTGCCGAAGGTCACAAGACAGGACATACGGCGCATGCGGACACTGGATAAGTGGATGGCGTTTATCAGGAATGATCTAAGTGATGAGGAAATGGAGGCGATCGCGATGAGTGATGCGGCAATCAACACAGCATGGGATAGGATCGAGGCGTTCATGCGGGATGCGGGACAGAGGAGGAAATACGAACGGCGCGAGAAGTATGAGCATGACTATGTGAGCGATATGGAAGGCTCATGGAAACGTGGGAGGATGGAGGGGGTAAAACAGGGGCGAAGCGAAGGGCGTCGTGAAGGACGTGCTGAAGGTCGAGCCGAAGGTCGTCAGCTCGGAATTGCCCATATAGCGATGAATCTGCTTCGTGCAGGAACACCTATTGCAACAGTAGCACAGATGGCAGAACTGCCGGAAGAGATCATTCGAAAGATGGCAGAGGAGCACGGAATTCAGATTTCGTAA
- a CDS encoding 5-formyltetrahydrofolate cyclo-ligase: MAADMTGEKKALRREMLARRRAFSAQERTALSEMICARALDFPAVKAARTIMLYAATAEEIDLYPLMEQLLTEGRRIALPEIVGSGVMEARVLPAMDALTPGAFGILTPDPARGDRISPEEIDVIIVPGAAFDADGGRLGLGGGYYDRFLPRAPRAVRLVLAYDVQIVPHVPMGAQDVRVDAILSERRTIFCKYMGNHGGVRSFETT; encoded by the coding sequence ATGGCAGCGGATATGACAGGCGAAAAAAAGGCGCTGCGGCGGGAAATGCTTGCCCGCCGCCGTGCATTTTCTGCACAGGAGCGCACTGCTCTGAGCGAAATGATCTGTGCGCGTGCGCTGGATTTCCCCGCCGTGAAAGCGGCGCGGACGATCATGCTCTACGCCGCCACAGCGGAGGAGATCGACCTCTATCCGCTGATGGAGCAGCTGCTGACAGAGGGGCGGCGCATCGCGCTTCCCGAGATTGTCGGGAGCGGCGTGATGGAGGCACGGGTACTGCCCGCGATGGATGCGCTGACTCCGGGGGCGTTCGGCATATTGACGCCGGATCCCGCGCGCGGGGATCGCATCTCGCCCGAGGAGATCGATGTCATCATCGTTCCTGGGGCGGCGTTCGACGCTGACGGCGGGCGGCTGGGACTCGGCGGCGGCTATTATGACCGCTTCCTGCCGCGTGCGCCGCGTGCTGTGCGCCTCGTTCTCGCCTACGATGTTCAAATTGTTCCGCATGTACCGATGGGCGCGCAGGATGTCCGCGTGGATGCGATCCTGAGCGAGCGGCGCACGATATTTTGTAAGTATATGGGAAATCACGGAGGTGTGAGGTCTTTTGAGACAACATAG
- the secF gene encoding protein translocase subunit SecF, with amino-acid sequence MPKFDIAGHRKIWFLISLVLIIPGFICMGMRGFNFGIDFTGGTIMDLRFEQPVTLSDVRASLAKYDLDGSTIQLAGAESGIESSENVMIRTVDLEENQRKEVMASLTQDVGPYTVLREEKVGATIGGELITNAVLALVISWALIILYVAYRFEWRFGVSAVLALIHDIIIVLAVFSLTQRQIDSSFIAALLTIVGYSINDTIVIFDRIRENLKLHFRRGGDINELVNRSIYQTLTRSLYTVFTVLFTTFALYYFGGETTKDFAFALLVGFASGCYSSIFIASQLWIELKNRTERRPAVKPAVVEG; translated from the coding sequence ATGCCTAAGTTCGATATTGCAGGCCATCGGAAAATCTGGTTTCTCATCTCGCTCGTCCTGATTATTCCGGGCTTTATCTGTATGGGTATGCGCGGCTTCAATTTCGGCATCGACTTCACGGGCGGTACGATCATGGATCTGCGCTTCGAGCAGCCTGTGACACTCTCCGATGTGCGCGCGAGCCTTGCAAAATACGATCTCGACGGGAGTACGATCCAGCTTGCGGGGGCGGAATCCGGCATCGAGTCCTCGGAGAACGTGATGATCCGCACGGTCGACCTCGAGGAGAATCAGCGCAAGGAGGTCATGGCGTCACTCACGCAGGATGTCGGCCCCTATACCGTGCTGCGCGAGGAGAAGGTCGGCGCGACCATTGGCGGCGAGCTGATTACGAATGCCGTGCTTGCGCTTGTGATCTCGTGGGCGCTCATCATTCTCTATGTCGCCTACCGCTTTGAGTGGCGCTTCGGCGTGTCGGCGGTGCTCGCGCTGATCCACGACATCATCATCGTGCTTGCCGTGTTCTCGTTGACCCAGCGGCAGATTGATTCGTCCTTTATCGCGGCTCTGCTCACGATCGTCGGCTATTCGATCAACGATACCATCGTGATCTTTGACCGCATCCGCGAGAATCTGAAGCTGCATTTCCGCCGCGGCGGCGATATCAACGAGCTTGTGAACCGCTCCATCTATCAGACGCTGACGCGTTCGCTCTACACGGTGTTCACGGTTCTGTTCACGACATTCGCGCTGTACTATTTCGGCGGCGAGACGACAAAGGATTTCGCATTCGCGCTCCTCGTCGGCTTTGCCAGCGGCTGCTACTCCTCCATCTTCATCGCGAGTCAGCTCTGGATTGAGCTGAAGAATCGCACGGAGCGGCGTCCTGCCGTAAAACCTGCGGTTGTGGAGGGATAA